Proteins co-encoded in one Holophagales bacterium genomic window:
- the tssI gene encoding type VI secretion system tip protein VgrG: MGEYKHQDRKLRVNTPLGPDELLLTGFWGTEEISTLFGYRLEMLAENKTKVAFDAILGQKVTVCLALEDGSETYLNGLCVRFAQGGRNEIFTEYEAELVPDVWRLTRRTESRIFQRMTVPEILKKVFAGYTVDWRITGKYEPRDYCVQYRETDFNFGARLMEEEGIYFYFRHSDGDHEMVASDDSMDHPDLAGENKFIYEEVEGGVRDENRIWAWMKRQEIRPGKSLLWDRCFELPHKHLEAEALIMASVPVGKETHKLKVKGVDEMEVYDFPGEYAQRFDGVNKGGGEQAAELEKIFHDNERTVGIRMDEETTSAVVIRARSNVKHLVPGYQFTLQRHFNADGEYLLTSVKHAATCGAGYRSGEEEALTYENEATCIPAAMPYRPRRTTPKPVVQGSQSAIVVGPKGEEIHTDKYGRVKVQFHWDREGKNDEDSSCWLRVGQLAAGRRWGASYWPRIGQEVIVDFFEGDPDQPIIVGTVYNAEQMPPYLGQGPDGKHKNDNKVSGFKSNTTKGGQGFNELRFDDTKDREQVFLHAEKNMDTRVKSSSMESVGSAKHVTVGGKRTARSPASIANARSRTSTSRSTTCSRCGPVTLSFSRGR; this comes from the coding sequence ATGGGCGAATACAAACACCAGGATCGAAAGCTCCGTGTGAACACTCCGCTCGGCCCGGACGAGCTGCTCCTGACCGGGTTCTGGGGGACGGAGGAGATCTCGACGCTCTTCGGCTACCGGCTCGAGATGCTGGCGGAGAACAAGACGAAAGTGGCGTTCGACGCAATTCTCGGGCAGAAAGTGACGGTCTGTCTCGCGCTGGAGGACGGCAGCGAGACGTACCTGAACGGACTCTGCGTGAGGTTCGCCCAGGGAGGGCGGAACGAGATCTTCACCGAGTACGAGGCAGAGCTGGTGCCGGACGTCTGGAGGCTCACGCGCAGGACGGAAAGTCGGATCTTCCAGCGGATGACGGTGCCGGAGATCCTGAAGAAGGTCTTTGCCGGCTACACGGTGGACTGGCGGATCACCGGGAAGTACGAGCCGCGGGACTACTGCGTGCAGTACCGGGAGACGGACTTCAACTTCGGGGCGCGGCTGATGGAGGAGGAAGGGATCTACTTCTACTTCAGGCACTCCGACGGCGACCACGAGATGGTCGCTTCGGACGACTCCATGGACCACCCGGACCTCGCGGGGGAGAACAAGTTCATCTACGAGGAGGTCGAGGGCGGGGTGCGGGACGAGAACCGGATCTGGGCGTGGATGAAGAGGCAGGAGATCCGGCCAGGGAAGTCCCTGCTGTGGGACCGCTGCTTCGAGCTTCCGCACAAGCACCTGGAGGCCGAGGCGCTGATCATGGCGAGCGTGCCGGTAGGCAAGGAGACCCACAAGCTGAAGGTGAAGGGCGTGGACGAGATGGAGGTCTACGACTTTCCCGGGGAGTACGCGCAGCGGTTCGACGGAGTCAACAAGGGGGGCGGGGAGCAGGCGGCGGAGCTCGAGAAGATCTTTCACGACAACGAGCGGACGGTGGGGATCCGGATGGACGAAGAGACGACGTCGGCCGTGGTGATCCGGGCCAGGAGCAACGTGAAGCACCTCGTGCCGGGGTACCAGTTCACGCTGCAGAGGCACTTCAACGCGGACGGGGAGTACCTGCTGACGTCGGTGAAGCACGCGGCGACGTGCGGGGCGGGATACCGTTCCGGCGAGGAAGAGGCGCTGACGTACGAGAACGAGGCGACGTGCATCCCTGCAGCGATGCCGTACCGGCCGCGGCGGACGACGCCGAAGCCGGTGGTGCAGGGCAGCCAGTCGGCTATCGTCGTGGGGCCGAAGGGGGAGGAGATCCACACCGACAAGTACGGCCGGGTGAAGGTCCAGTTCCACTGGGACAGGGAGGGAAAGAACGACGAGGACAGCTCCTGCTGGCTCCGCGTGGGACAGCTCGCGGCGGGGCGGCGGTGGGGCGCGTCCTACTGGCCGCGGATCGGGCAGGAGGTGATCGTCGACTTCTTCGAAGGAGACCCGGACCAGCCGATCATCGTCGGGACGGTCTACAACGCCGAGCAGATGCCGCCGTACCTGGGGCAGGGGCCCGACGGGAAGCACAAGAACGACAACAAGGTCTCGGGCTTCAAGTCGAACACGACGAAGGGGGGGCAGGGCTTCAACGAGCTGCGATTCGACGACACGAAAGACAGGGAGCAGGTCTTCCTCCACGCCGAGAAGAACATGGACACGCGGGTGAAGAGCAGCTCCATGGAAAGCGTCGGCAGCGCGAAGCACGTAACCGTGGGAGGGAAAAGGACGGCCAGAAGTCCGGCGAGTATCGCGAACGCACGTTCAAGGACAAGCACGTCACGGTCGACAACATGCTCCAGGTGCGGGCCGGTGACGCTAAGCTTCTCGCGGGGGCGGTGA
- the tssI gene encoding type VI secretion system tip protein VgrG, which produces MRAVRPGGAERALHRVRGRARARRLEADAQGAEPDLPADDGGGHPEEGLRRLHGGLAHESEVRAAGLLRAVPRDGLQLRGAADGRGRDLLLLRALRRRSQDDRDGRSFRPSGPQGREQVHLRGRRGRVRDENRIWAWMKEQEIRSGKSVLWDHTFEIAHQNLAAEALIMASVPVGKETHKLKVKNVDKMEVYDFPGEFAQRFDGINKGGGEQASELEKVFQDNKRTVGLRMDEETTPAVVIRARSNVKHLVPGYKFTLQRHFNADGKYLLTSVKHAATCGAGYRSGEEAALTYENEATCIPSAMPYRPRRTTPKPVVQGSQTAVVVGPQGEEIFTDKYGRVKVQFHWDRDGKYNEESSTWLRVGQLAAGRRWGASHWPRIGQEVIVDFLEGDPDQPIIVGTVYNSNQMPPYLGQGPDGKHKNDNKVSGFKSNTTMGGQGFNELRFDDSKDKEQVFIHAEKDLDVRVKNDMRERILNDRHLVIGGEQNGSKRGDYKEKVFRDRFILVKRHHEEKIGGDMKLLVGEGDEGNGNLDTVIKGNRTTTIDGNEDLHVKSGAKTKVDGGLSMTVGGKTQEKTGTDWAHEAGQEIHLKAGMKVVIEAGAAHAQGAWWVRGHQPGGGDDPGHHGPHQQRRLCGKRKWFESRCAQRCLEGQPAGPGGSRRRQDRAEVELTPGTSPTCCRTGSP; this is translated from the coding sequence GTGCGTGCGGTTCGCCCAGGGGGGGCAGAACGAGCTCTTCACCGAGTACGAGGCCGGGCTCGTGCCCGACGTCTGGAGGCTGACGCGCAAGGCGCAGAGCCGGATCTTCCAGCGGATGACGGTGGTGGACATCCTGAGGAAGGTCTTCGACGGCTACACGGTGGACTGGCGCACGAGAGCGAAGTACGAGCCGCGGGACTACTGCGTGCAGTACCGCGAGACGGACTTCAACTTCGGGGCGCGGCTGATGGAAGAGGAAGGGATCTACTTCTTCTTCGAGCACTCCGACGGCGATCACAGGATGATCGTGACGGACGATCCTTCCGACCATCCGGACCTCAAGGGCGTGAACAAGTTCATCTACGAGGACGTCGAGGGCGGGTTCGGGACGAGAACCGGATCTGGGCGTGGATGAAGGAGCAGGAGATCCGGTCGGGGAAGTCGGTCCTGTGGGACCACACCTTCGAGATCGCCCACCAGAACCTGGCCGCCGAGGCGCTGATCATGGCGAGCGTGCCGGTGGGCAAGGAGACGCACAAGCTGAAGGTGAAAAACGTGGACAAGATGGAGGTCTACGATTTTCCCGGAGAGTTTGCACAGCGTTTCGACGGGATCAACAAGGGGGGCGGGGAGCAAGCGTCGGAGCTCGAGAAAGTCTTCCAGGACAACAAGCGAACGGTCGGGCTCCGGATGGACGAGGAGACGACGCCGGCGGTGGTGATCCGGGCCAGGAGCAACGTGAAGCACCTTGTGCCGGGATACAAGTTCACCCTGCAGCGGCACTTCAATGCGGACGGGAAGTACCTGCTGACGTCGGTGAAGCACGCGGCGACGTGCGGGGCGGGGTACCGTTCCGGGGAGGAAGCGGCGCTGACGTACGAAAACGAGGCGACGTGCATCCCGTCGGCGATGCCGTACCGGCCGCGGCGGACGACGCCGAAACCGGTGGTCCAGGGCAGCCAGACGGCGGTCGTCGTGGGGCCGCAAGGAGAGGAGATCTTCACCGACAAGTACGGGCGGGTGAAGGTGCAGTTCCACTGGGACCGCGACGGAAAGTACAACGAAGAAAGCTCCACGTGGCTCCGGGTGGGCCAGCTCGCAGCAGGACGGAGATGGGGAGCATCCCACTGGCCGCGGATCGGGCAGGAGGTGATCGTCGACTTCCTGGAGGGCGACCCGGACCAGCCGATCATCGTGGGGACGGTCTACAACTCCAACCAGATGCCCCCGTATCTGGGGCAGGGGCCGGACGGCAAGCACAAGAACGACAACAAAGTCTCTGGCTTCAAGTCGAACACGACGATGGGGGGGCAGGGATTCAACGAGCTCCGCTTCGACGACTCGAAAGACAAGGAACAGGTCTTCATTCACGCCGAGAAGGACCTGGACGTCCGCGTGAAGAACGACATGCGGGAGAGGATCCTCAACGACCGCCACCTCGTCATCGGCGGCGAGCAGAACGGGAGCAAGCGCGGCGACTACAAGGAGAAGGTCTTCAGGGACCGCTTCATCCTGGTGAAGCGTCACCACGAGGAGAAGATCGGCGGCGACATGAAGCTCCTCGTCGGGGAGGGGGACGAGGGGAACGGGAACCTCGATACGGTCATCAAAGGGAACCGGACGACGACGATCGACGGAAACGAGGACCTTCACGTCAAGTCGGGCGCGAAGACCAAGGTCGACGGCGGCTTGTCGATGACCGTCGGAGGGAAGACCCAGGAAAAGACCGGGACGGACTGGGCTCACGAGGCCGGCCAGGAGATCCACCTCAAGGCCGGGATGAAGGTCGTCATCGAGGCCGGTGCAGCTCACGCTCAAGGGGCCTGGTGGGTTCGTGGACATCAACCCGGCGGGGGTGACGATCCAGGGCACCATGGTCCTCATCAACAGCGGCGGCTCTGCGGGAAGCGGAAGTGGTTCGAGTCCCGCTGCGCCCAGCGATGCCTCGAAGGCCAACCCGCCGGACCCGGCGGAAGCCGACGACGCCAAGACCGGGCAGAAGTCGAGCTGACGCCGGGAACGTCGCCGACCTGTTGCCGCACCGGATCGCCCTGA
- a CDS encoding DUF2169 domain-containing protein — protein sequence MAGMELVNRSRYAAERTLVIDGSGAELLAVLVKATFAWTARAGLQPAAEQAAVRLADEHSGEPSRSSIRRASDLCPGKPGCDLVLLGRAGRTRPAPQVDVTFRVGAFGRDVRVFGERRWSGATGVPGAGALRDDGPHLGERLRRPRLRPAEPGSFRRGAEESRRARVPRARLEEAGRGRPPAERRGPGRPRQGPLRPSAASGFRFCGLALAAPGLLRGDVRRRLAASTGALPPDDLDPRFHQRGAPGLVAPDPPAPGAPVVVTGIVPHGEMRFALPRVVPRGQVYFRTQKTDLAFTLQTVLVDAETALVELTFGAYQSVHGQTRDVECVAVEAEGP from the coding sequence ATGGCTGGAATGGAGCTGGTCAACAGGAGCCGGTACGCGGCGGAGAGGACCCTCGTCATCGACGGGTCCGGGGCCGAGCTGCTCGCCGTCCTCGTGAAGGCGACGTTCGCCTGGACCGCCCGGGCGGGCCTTCAGCCCGCAGCCGAGCAGGCCGCCGTTCGCCTCGCCGACGAGCACAGCGGGGAACCGAGCCGATCCTCCATTCGACGGGCCTCGGACCTCTGCCCCGGAAAGCCCGGCTGCGACCTCGTCCTCCTGGGGCGCGCCGGGCGCACCCGTCCGGCGCCGCAGGTGGATGTCACGTTCCGCGTGGGCGCCTTCGGCAGGGACGTGCGCGTCTTCGGCGAGCGGCGCTGGTCGGGCGCCACCGGCGTTCCCGGAGCCGGAGCCCTTCGAGACGATGGCCCTCACCTGGGAGAACGCCTACGGCGGCCGCGACTCCGACCTGCCGAACCCGGGAGCTTTCGAAGAGGAGCCGAGGAATCCCGTCGGGCGCGGGTTCCGAGGGCGCGGCTCGAAGAGGCCGGTCGCGGGAGACCGCCTGCCGAACGTCGAGGACCCGGCCGCCCTCGTCAAGGGCCCCTTCGACCGTCCGCAGCCAGCGGGTTTCGGTTTTGTGGCCTCGCACTGGCAGCCCCGGGTCTCCTACGCGGGGACGTACGACGCCGCCTGGCAGCGTCAACGGGCGCCCTGCCTCCCGACGACCTGGACCCGCGTTTCCACCAGCGCGGCGCACCCGGCCTCGTGGCGCCCGATCCGCCTGCGCCCGGGGCCCCCGTCGTCGTGACGGGCATCGTGCCGCACGGGGAGATGCGGTTCGCACTCCCGCGTGTCGTCCCGCGGGGGCAGGTCTATTTCCGCACGCAGAAGACGGACCTGGCCTTCACGCTGCAGACGGTCCTCGTCGATGCCGAGACGGCGCTCGTGGAGCTGACTTTCGGCGCCTACCAGAGCGTGCACGGGCAGACGCGCGACGTCGAGTGCGTCGCGGTCGAGGCGGAGGGGCCGTGA
- a CDS encoding DUF4150 domain-containing protein, protein MTAAEPGTPSRGPVVITGVGAVTAVGATAAQTFTSIRASVRRVSERPLAGAGGDPGEDGGVYLASGAEGLVAALGAAGPADLALNAAREALFDAGLYEPVDVDGAYRRVAVEVFLALPYATAPGADPAAIPSFRAAAESAGLLERGRVEVHAVPKGHAAGILALHAAVARLQSGDVDVALVGGQDAMLGPENVSEMNRVSRLRTDRAPGGAIPGEGSAFLVLERLEPARRRRAPLYAVVEGIAVAHEPVPFDGSTPNRAEGGEPGRDLGPLGVALGEPDRRRFHRPERRTRPVPRVGSRRDALPRGASGRLAAPPACHHRRRPRRGRGPSPARSRRERSPLSAGSGRCRSRHRHGRARRTGRGGPGGSGRRREEVTLMPTTTVNFLTVVHKQSGGTTFAFPDVCKTPSPAGGTPVPIPYPNIAFSQNTADGSSTVKVDGNPIMLRGSNFSTSTGDEAGVALGVLSNKIKGKAIPLTFSFDVMVDGDFVFRQFDLMFQNVSPPPNTPPGILVQPPLIIPIPWFAPPKWKVRWSKRDLKCGDDVNIEVSDEGGGAGTWVSITVARAPLELPVAYFIEQLTGGVMAIPWVTQTGPHPKNQVKLDIFAFGAGVYEKSGFPLMITVPEETRQPGTKLRRSVPKMTPVLQPDGTYTYTQATGRWGWDYGFDLEIKNGIFRVTGRIKLAAQGGATFGDTEKKAWKLEIEAIWTRKWREHRNACKRGTTCKCWGGCCLFPIEVECLFVDSGEFAAVNVWSGNPDTYGFTNSRHNKWWNSGTWFMERCGHEGNQLGVRAHEFGHTLGLYDEYRAGAVYVPQDASGNATGQPPNPDVPGSLMGPSGTGIKKNHLDDFHSWFLGKANDGYEREPL, encoded by the coding sequence GTGACGGCGGCCGAGCCGGGGACGCCGTCCCGCGGTCCCGTCGTCATCACGGGGGTGGGCGCCGTCACTGCCGTGGGCGCCACGGCGGCACAGACGTTCACGTCGATCCGCGCGAGCGTCCGCCGCGTTTCAGAGAGGCCCCTGGCCGGGGCCGGAGGCGATCCGGGCGAAGACGGTGGCGTCTACCTCGCCTCCGGAGCCGAGGGCCTCGTCGCCGCGCTGGGCGCTGCCGGCCCGGCCGACCTGGCGTTGAACGCGGCCCGCGAGGCCCTGTTCGACGCGGGCCTGTACGAGCCGGTCGACGTGGACGGGGCGTACCGGCGTGTGGCCGTGGAGGTCTTCCTCGCCCTCCCGTACGCGACGGCCCCCGGAGCCGACCCGGCCGCGATCCCGTCGTTCAGGGCCGCCGCCGAATCGGCGGGGCTTCTCGAACGAGGCCGGGTGGAGGTCCACGCCGTCCCGAAGGGCCACGCGGCGGGGATCCTCGCGCTCCACGCCGCGGTGGCCCGCCTCCAGTCGGGCGACGTCGACGTCGCGCTCGTCGGAGGTCAGGACGCGATGCTGGGTCCGGAGAACGTCTCCGAGATGAACCGCGTCTCCCGGCTCCGGACGGACCGCGCGCCCGGCGGGGCCATCCCGGGCGAAGGGAGCGCCTTCCTCGTCCTGGAGAGACTCGAGCCCGCGCGGCGCCGCCGGGCGCCGCTCTACGCCGTCGTCGAGGGGATCGCCGTCGCGCACGAGCCGGTCCCGTTCGACGGTTCGACTCCGAACCGCGCCGAGGGGGGCGAGCCAGGCCGTGACCTCGGCCCTCTCGGCGTCGCCCTCGGCGAGCCGGATCGTCGACGTTTTCACCGACCTGAACGGCGAACGCGGCCGGTTCCTCGAGTGGGCTCTCGTCGAGACGCGCTGCCTCGCGGCGCTTCCGGCCGGCTGGCGGCGCCACCTGCCTGCCACCATCGTCGGAGACCTCGGCGCGGCCGCGGGCCTTCTCCTGCTCGCTCTCGCCGCGAACGGAGTCCGCTTTCCGCTGGGAGCGGGAGGTGCCGCTCTCGTCACCGGCACGGCCGAGCGCGGCGAACGGGCCGCGGCGGTCCTGGCGGCTCCGGCCGCCGACGGGAGGAGGTGACCCTCATGCCGACCACCACGGTCAATTTCCTGACGGTCGTGCACAAGCAGAGCGGCGGGACGACCTTCGCGTTTCCCGACGTCTGCAAGACACCGAGCCCGGCTGGCGGGACGCCGGTCCCGATCCCCTATCCGAACATCGCGTTCTCGCAGAACACGGCGGACGGCAGCAGCACGGTGAAGGTAGACGGCAACCCGATCATGCTCCGCGGCTCGAACTTCTCCACGAGCACGGGCGACGAGGCGGGGGTCGCCCTGGGAGTCCTCTCGAACAAGATCAAGGGGAAGGCGATTCCTCTCACCTTCTCTTTCGACGTCATGGTGGACGGCGATTTCGTCTTCCGGCAGTTCGACCTGATGTTCCAGAACGTCAGTCCGCCGCCGAACACACCGCCCGGCATCCTGGTCCAGCCCCCGCTCATCATCCCCATTCCCTGGTTCGCCCCACCCAAGTGGAAGGTGCGCTGGAGCAAGCGGGATCTGAAGTGCGGCGACGACGTGAACATCGAGGTGAGCGACGAAGGGGGCGGCGCGGGCACCTGGGTCAGCATCACCGTCGCCCGGGCGCCGCTGGAGCTGCCCGTGGCCTACTTCATCGAGCAGCTCACGGGCGGCGTGATGGCGATCCCCTGGGTCACCCAGACCGGGCCGCACCCGAAGAACCAGGTGAAGCTCGACATCTTCGCGTTCGGAGCGGGTGTCTACGAGAAGTCGGGCTTCCCGCTCATGATCACGGTGCCGGAGGAGACGCGGCAGCCGGGCACGAAGCTCCGGCGGTCCGTTCCCAAGATGACCCCGGTCCTCCAGCCCGACGGCACCTACACCTACACGCAGGCGACCGGGAGGTGGGGGTGGGACTACGGGTTCGACCTCGAGATCAAGAACGGGATCTTCAGGGTCACGGGGCGCATCAAGCTCGCGGCCCAGGGCGGAGCGACCTTCGGCGACACCGAGAAGAAGGCCTGGAAGCTGGAGATCGAGGCGATCTGGACCCGGAAGTGGCGCGAGCACCGGAACGCCTGCAAGCGGGGTACGACGTGCAAGTGCTGGGGCGGCTGCTGCCTTTTCCCGATCGAGGTGGAGTGCCTCTTCGTCGACTCGGGGGAGTTCGCCGCCGTGAACGTCTGGAGCGGCAACCCGGACACCTACGGGTTCACGAACTCACGTCACAACAAGTGGTGGAACTCGGGAACGTGGTTCATGGAGCGCTGCGGGCACGAGGGGAACCAGCTCGGCGTCCGGGCGCACGAGTTCGGCCACACGCTCGGCCTCTACGACGAGTACCGGGCCGGGGCGGTCTACGTCCCGCAGGACGCGAGCGGGAACGCGACGGGGCAACCCCCGAACCCGGACGTCCCGGGGAGCCTGATGGGGCCGAGCGGGACCGGGATCAAGAAGAACCACCTGGACGATTTCCACTCGTGGTTCCTGGGCAAGGCAAACGATGGCTACGAGCGCGAGCCGCTCTAG
- the tssI gene encoding type VI secretion system tip protein VgrG, translated as MGEYKHQDRKLRVNTPLGPDELILTGFWGTEAISTLFGFRLEMLAENKTKVAFDAILGQKVTVYLALADGSETYLNGLCVKLAQGGRNDLFTEYEAALVPDVWRLTRKAQSRIFQRMTVPEILKKVFAGFTVDWQLNEKYEPRDYCVQYRETDFNFAARLMEEEGIYFFFEHSDGDHKMIASDSPSDHPDLAGDSKLIYEEVEGGVRDENRIWAWRKEQEIRPGKYLLWDHSFELPHKHLEAEALIHDSVPVGKETHKLKVKGVDQMEVYDFPGEYAQRFDGINKGGGEQKAELQKIFQDNERTVGIRMDEETTPAVVIRAKSSVKHLVPGYKFTLQRHFNADGEYLLTSVKHAATCGAGYRSGEEDALTYENEATCIPAAMPYRPRRTTPKPVVQGSQSAVVVGPSGEEIFTDKYGRVKVQFHWDREGKNDENSSCWIRVGTSWAGRQWGAIRIPRIGHEVIVDFFEGDPDQPIIVGSVYNADMMPPYDLPENKTQSGVKSRSSLGGGPKNFNEIRFEDKKGKEEFYQHAERNLTTVVEADEGRTVGGDRGTGIGGNDSRTVGKNDTHEVKGYQTVHVKGYQKTGIDGFHELTVGQHRKTTITSNDTTNVGGTEEHNVTKVFQVNADTIFLVAKNQIQMNVGGSFVNILNGEVDVTTGGAVKVNGKTVTVHADGTATVEGGGTVDVKSNGPVNVNGAVVKLNA; from the coding sequence ATGGGCGAATACAAGCACCAGGATCGGAAGCTGCGCGTCAACACTCCGCTCGGGCCCGACGAGCTGATCCTGACGGGGTTCTGGGGCACCGAGGCGATCTCGACGCTCTTCGGCTTCCGGCTCGAGATGCTCGCGGAGAACAAGACGAAGGTGGCGTTCGACGCGATCCTCGGGCAGAAGGTGACGGTCTACCTCGCGCTCGCGGACGGGAGCGAGACGTACCTGAACGGGCTGTGCGTGAAGCTCGCGCAGGGGGGGCGGAACGACCTCTTCACCGAATACGAGGCCGCGCTCGTGCCGGACGTCTGGAGGCTGACCCGGAAGGCGCAGAGCCGGATCTTCCAGAGGATGACGGTGCCGGAGATCCTGAAGAAGGTCTTCGCCGGGTTCACGGTGGACTGGCAGCTGAACGAGAAGTACGAGCCGCGGGACTACTGCGTGCAGTACCGGGAGACGGACTTCAACTTCGCGGCGCGGCTGATGGAGGAGGAGGGGATCTACTTCTTCTTCGAGCACTCCGACGGCGACCACAAGATGATCGCTTCGGACAGCCCCTCGGACCACCCGGACCTCGCGGGAGACAGCAAGCTCATCTACGAGGAGGTCGAGGGGGGCGTTCGGGACGAGAACCGGATCTGGGCGTGGAGGAAGGAGCAGGAGATCCGGCCCGGGAAGTACCTCCTCTGGGATCACAGCTTCGAGCTGCCGCACAAGCACCTGGAGGCCGAGGCGCTGATCCACGACAGCGTGCCGGTGGGCAAGGAGACGCACAAGCTGAAGGTGAAGGGCGTGGACCAGATGGAGGTCTACGACTTTCCCGGGGAGTACGCGCAGCGATTCGACGGGATCAACAAGGGGGGCGGGGAGCAGAAGGCGGAGCTTCAGAAGATCTTTCAGGACAACGAGAGGACGGTCGGTATCCGGATGGACGAGGAGACGACTCCGGCGGTGGTCATCCGGGCGAAGAGCTCCGTCAAGCATCTCGTGCCCGGATACAAGTTCACGCTGCAGAGGCACTTCAACGCGGACGGGGAGTACCTTCTGACGTCGGTGAAGCACGCGGCGACGTGCGGGGCAGGTTACCGGTCGGGCGAGGAGGACGCCCTGACGTACGAGAACGAGGCGACGTGCATCCCTGCGGCGATGCCGTACCGGCCGCGGCGGACGACGCCGAAGCCGGTGGTGCAGGGAAGCCAGTCGGCCGTCGTGGTGGGGCCTTCCGGAGAAGAGATCTTCACGGACAAGTACGGGCGGGTGAAGGTGCAGTTCCACTGGGACCGCGAGGGAAAGAACGACGAGAACTCCTCGTGCTGGATTCGCGTCGGGACGAGCTGGGCCGGCCGGCAGTGGGGGGCGATCCGGATTCCCCGGATCGGCCACGAGGTGATCGTCGACTTCTTCGAGGGCGACCCGGACCAGCCGATCATCGTCGGGAGCGTCTACAACGCCGACATGATGCCGCCGTACGACCTGCCCGAGAACAAGACCCAGAGCGGCGTCAAGAGCCGCTCTTCCCTCGGCGGAGGGCCTAAGAACTTCAACGAGATCCGCTTCGAGGACAAGAAGGGGAAGGAGGAGTTCTACCAGCACGCCGAGCGGAACCTGACGACCGTCGTCGAGGCCGACGAGGGACGCACCGTCGGCGGGGACCGCGGCACGGGAATAGGCGGGAACGACTCGCGGACGGTCGGCAAGAACGACACGCACGAGGTCAAGGGCTACCAGACGGTCCACGTGAAGGGCTACCAGAAGACGGGCATCGACGGGTTCCACGAGCTCACGGTCGGCCAGCACCGGAAGACGACGATCACCAGCAACGACACGACGAATGTCGGGGGAACCGAGGAGCACAACGTCACGAAGGTGTTCCAGGTCAACGCCGACACGATCTTCCTCGTCGCCAAGAACCAGATCCAGATGAACGTCGGCGGCTCCTTCGTGAACATCCTGAACGGCGAGGTCGACGTCACGACCGGCGGGGCCGTCAAGGTGAACGGCAAGACGGTGACGGTCCACGCGGACGGCACCGCCACGGTCGAGGGCGGAGGCACGGTCGACGTCAAGTCGAACGGTCCGGTGAACGTCAACGGCGCCGTCGTGAAGCTGAACGCGTGA
- a CDS encoding DUF2169 domain-containing protein: MKLENGTAMAAHLFSGPASETDLGCALLLKATYALREGRLEPVTEAPWPIHLAPLETPYGTFPGEVAPRKPKTDVLVLGKAKAPRGEAVRQMTVSVSVGSFRHTLAIFGDRRWERSGTGLRPTEPLPFREMPIVWENAFGGKLSTPVGDMPNTDNPVGKGFFLDEREGDGVPLPNVEDPNALIRSPKDIPRPVGWAPYPLAGGVRIEKLRGPDGAPLPYDVVEPWVMGWAHPDLMIETPAAGTRIEVLGLTSDGPISTTVPAFPARVTLVNGEEMRGLSPRLDTLIVQAEEHRLVVRWRAAATFEMRPREVRLVRIESA; this comes from the coding sequence GTGAAGCTCGAGAACGGCACGGCGATGGCGGCGCACCTCTTCTCGGGGCCGGCGAGCGAGACCGACCTCGGCTGCGCCCTCCTCCTGAAGGCGACGTACGCGCTTCGGGAAGGACGGCTCGAGCCGGTAACGGAGGCGCCCTGGCCGATCCACCTCGCGCCGCTGGAGACTCCCTACGGGACCTTCCCGGGAGAAGTGGCTCCACGCAAGCCGAAGACCGACGTGCTCGTCCTCGGAAAGGCAAAGGCGCCTCGCGGAGAGGCCGTGAGGCAGATGACCGTCTCGGTCTCGGTGGGCAGCTTTCGTCACACCCTCGCGATCTTCGGCGACCGGCGGTGGGAGCGTTCGGGCACGGGCCTTCGCCCGACGGAGCCGCTCCCGTTCCGGGAGATGCCGATCGTCTGGGAGAACGCCTTCGGGGGAAAGCTCTCGACGCCCGTGGGAGACATGCCGAACACCGACAACCCGGTGGGCAAGGGCTTCTTCCTCGACGAGCGGGAGGGAGACGGCGTGCCTCTCCCGAACGTCGAGGACCCGAACGCCCTGATCCGCTCTCCGAAGGACATCCCGAGGCCGGTAGGATGGGCACCCTACCCGCTCGCCGGAGGCGTGCGGATCGAGAAGCTGCGCGGACCCGACGGAGCGCCGCTGCCATATGACGTGGTCGAGCCGTGGGTCATGGGATGGGCTCACCCCGACCTCATGATCGAGACGCCCGCAGCCGGGACCAGGATCGAGGTCCTCGGACTCACGTCCGACGGGCCGATTTCGACGACCGTTCCGGCCTTTCCGGCGCGGGTGACGCTCGTGAACGGAGAGGAGATGAGGGGCCTGTCGCCCCGGCTCGACACGCTCATCGTCCAGGCCGAGGAGCACAGGCTCGTCGTTCGCTGGAGAGCCGCCGCAACGTTCGAGATGCGCCCGCGCGAGGTCCGGCTGGTCCGGATCGAGTCGGCCTGA